Proteins co-encoded in one Christiangramia fulva genomic window:
- a CDS encoding aminotransferase class I/II-fold pyridoxal phosphate-dependent enzyme: MIEKKNISSHYYNIGQLRIDQWNSLKRETAKLANSERQSDDYKTHRQQVLKLLEDCMGIECYFAFPGLAKINGLSEMLNRKEFTALSHQVAEITRLLVSDGYRNSPDFTEDEEPGMESENGELQQGVRKNYFEVLFVEDISAKEETKLRHDLKDLRGSNEQFSYGIVVQRSFEDAMIALLFNYNIQAVVVRYAPPYRSKNITSLIKPFIQNALNLDFSSYPETELGPILGKIIKKFRPEIDTYYVTDTALNNLKDSTLKSFRRIFYRVEDLQELHLSVLRGISERYETPFFSALKEYSKKPTGIFHAMPISRGNSVFKSRWINDFGNFYGRNMFLAETSSTTGGLDSLLQPKGSLKKAQKMASDTYGSLNTFFVTNGTSTANKIVVQAMIRPGDVVLIDRDCHKSHHYGLVLAGAYPVYLDSYPIEEYSMYGAVPLEQIKEKLLKLKKAGRLDLAKMLLLTNCTFDGLVYNVEKVMEEVLAIKPDMVFLWDEAWFAFAGFTYNYKQRTGMFTAKKLHEKYNSNSYREEYKAHIKSLKKDEIPKLPDPDKVRIRVYSTQSTHKTLSSFRQGSMIHIWDEDFRRKSENTFMEAYMTHTSTSPNYQMLASLDAGRRQVQFEGYELVEKSIEMAMVLRAKVNNHPRLNKYFDVLTVSDFIPKEYRESGLSEYYSQKDGWNRMENAWANDEFVLDPTKITLHIGRTGVDGDTFKNKYLMDKFNIQINKTSRNTVLFMTNIGTTRGSVTYLTNALLKIADELDKEFISLSAKEAKIRKDKIQSLTKDFPPLPDFSYFHHSFQAVPGVPGGNIREAFFLAYNEDNYEYMPIKDCLPAIKEGRILVASSFIIPYPPGFPVLVPGQVVSEEIVSFLLALDVSEIHGYRADLGLRLFKDSVLNRQKTITSMGSKNNTNKKLITK; encoded by the coding sequence ATGATAGAGAAGAAAAATATCAGTTCACATTACTATAATATTGGGCAGTTGCGTATTGATCAATGGAACAGTCTGAAGAGGGAGACTGCGAAACTGGCAAATTCCGAGCGACAATCTGATGATTATAAAACCCACCGTCAACAGGTTTTAAAATTACTGGAAGACTGCATGGGTATTGAGTGCTATTTTGCTTTTCCGGGCCTGGCAAAGATCAATGGCTTAAGTGAAATGCTAAACCGAAAGGAATTTACCGCTCTTTCGCATCAGGTTGCTGAAATTACAAGATTACTGGTGAGTGATGGGTACCGAAATAGTCCTGATTTTACCGAAGATGAGGAACCCGGTATGGAATCCGAAAACGGGGAACTGCAGCAGGGTGTTCGAAAAAACTATTTTGAAGTCCTTTTTGTAGAAGATATTTCAGCGAAAGAAGAAACAAAATTGAGGCATGACCTCAAGGATCTTCGGGGTTCCAATGAGCAGTTTAGTTATGGTATTGTGGTACAGCGTTCTTTTGAAGATGCTATGATCGCTCTGCTCTTTAATTACAATATTCAGGCGGTGGTCGTACGTTATGCTCCACCATACAGGTCTAAAAATATTACCTCTCTTATAAAACCATTTATTCAAAACGCGCTGAATCTTGATTTTTCTTCATATCCCGAAACCGAACTCGGTCCTATCCTTGGAAAAATTATCAAAAAATTCCGACCGGAAATAGACACCTATTACGTTACCGATACAGCACTTAATAATTTAAAAGACAGCACCCTCAAAAGCTTCAGGCGTATCTTTTATCGTGTGGAAGACCTTCAGGAACTACACCTTTCAGTTTTAAGAGGAATTAGCGAACGCTATGAAACACCGTTCTTTTCCGCTTTAAAAGAATACAGTAAAAAGCCAACCGGTATCTTTCACGCGATGCCTATTTCCAGAGGAAATTCGGTTTTCAAATCCAGGTGGATCAATGACTTTGGAAATTTCTATGGACGCAATATGTTCCTTGCCGAAACCTCTTCGACAACCGGCGGTTTAGATTCGCTGCTGCAACCCAAGGGATCACTGAAAAAAGCGCAAAAAATGGCTTCAGATACCTATGGGTCACTCAATACTTTTTTTGTTACTAATGGTACTTCCACGGCCAACAAGATTGTGGTACAGGCGATGATCCGGCCAGGCGATGTTGTACTGATCGACAGAGATTGTCATAAATCACATCATTACGGTCTTGTGCTTGCCGGAGCTTACCCGGTTTACCTGGACTCCTACCCTATTGAGGAATATTCCATGTACGGCGCTGTGCCCCTGGAACAAATAAAGGAGAAACTCCTGAAACTCAAAAAAGCAGGAAGACTGGATCTGGCAAAAATGCTGCTTCTAACCAATTGCACCTTCGACGGTTTGGTCTATAACGTGGAAAAGGTAATGGAAGAAGTACTTGCCATTAAACCAGATATGGTCTTTCTATGGGATGAAGCCTGGTTTGCCTTCGCCGGATTTACCTATAATTATAAGCAGCGAACCGGAATGTTTACCGCGAAAAAACTGCACGAAAAGTACAATAGCAACAGCTATCGCGAAGAATATAAGGCCCATATAAAAAGTCTTAAAAAAGATGAAATTCCGAAGTTGCCTGACCCTGATAAAGTGAGGATCCGCGTCTATTCAACTCAGAGTACACATAAAACTTTAAGCAGTTTCCGGCAGGGTTCCATGATCCATATATGGGATGAGGATTTTCGCCGAAAAAGCGAGAACACTTTTATGGAAGCCTATATGACGCATACTTCTACCTCTCCCAATTATCAGATGCTTGCTTCATTAGATGCCGGACGCCGGCAGGTACAGTTTGAGGGCTATGAACTGGTAGAAAAAAGTATTGAAATGGCGATGGTATTACGGGCCAAGGTCAATAACCACCCACGTTTGAACAAATACTTTGATGTGCTTACGGTTAGCGATTTCATTCCGAAGGAATACCGGGAATCGGGACTTTCTGAATATTACAGTCAGAAAGATGGCTGGAATCGTATGGAAAATGCATGGGCAAATGATGAATTTGTTCTCGACCCCACAAAGATCACGCTCCACATTGGCCGTACGGGCGTTGATGGAGATACTTTCAAGAACAAATACCTGATGGATAAATTTAATATTCAGATCAATAAAACATCAAGAAATACGGTGCTTTTTATGACGAATATTGGGACCACCCGCGGTAGTGTTACCTACCTTACCAATGCCTTGCTAAAAATTGCCGATGAGCTGGATAAAGAATTTATTTCACTCAGCGCCAAAGAAGCAAAAATACGCAAGGACAAAATACAATCGCTAACCAAAGATTTCCCGCCATTACCTGATTTCAGTTATTTCCATCATTCGTTTCAGGCAGTACCCGGTGTACCCGGAGGAAATATACGGGAAGCCTTCTTTTTGGCATATAACGAAGATAATTATGAATACATGCCAATTAAGGATTGCCTTCCTGCCATTAAAGAAGGAAGAATACTGGTGGCCTCGTCGTTCATTATTCCCTATCCGCCCGGTTTCCCGGTGCTTGTTCCCGGCCAGGTTGTGAGTGAAGAGATCGTAAGTTTCCTACTGGCACTGGACGTCTCTGAAATCCATGGCTACCGTGCCGACCTGGGACTTCGGCTTTTTAAAGACAGCGTACTGAACAGGCAGAAAACCATAACTTCTATGGGATCTAAAAACAATACTAATAAAAAACTAATCACTAAATAA
- a CDS encoding VOC family protein: MGGVPSKNKKEEKPIKNYVSWFEIPAVNFQQAVDFYNHIYGFEMEKNVNGNYAMAFFPAKNGIGGAIVAGPGSTPSDSGPLIYLNAGNDLNAILQKVEEAGGRIVMSKTLINKESGYFAIFIDSEGNKLALHSKN, from the coding sequence ATGGGTGGAGTACCATCAAAAAATAAAAAGGAAGAAAAACCAATCAAAAATTACGTGAGTTGGTTTGAAATACCTGCGGTAAACTTTCAGCAGGCCGTAGATTTCTACAATCATATTTACGGGTTTGAAATGGAAAAAAATGTAAATGGCAATTACGCCATGGCTTTCTTTCCCGCTAAAAATGGTATTGGTGGTGCAATAGTGGCCGGCCCAGGTTCCACACCCAGCGATTCAGGACCACTGATCTACCTCAATGCAGGTAATGATCTCAATGCCATTCTTCAGAAAGTAGAAGAGGCCGGCGGAAGGATTGTAATGTCCAAAACCCTGATCAATAAAGAATCAGGCTACTTCGCGATTTTTATCGATTCTGAAGGAAACAAATTAGCCCTGCATTCAAAAAATTAA